The sequence GTCCTCCCGCTTCACCAGCCGCGTCGACTTCCCCAGCTACCGGCCGCTGGAGTTGACCGCGATCGGCGAGGTGCTGGCCGCGGAGAACGGCGACCGCTGGGACGAGGAGTCCCGCGACGAGCTGTGCAGCATCAGCGGCCATGTCGTCGACCAGGGCTGGATCGACGAACTGGGCAACGGCCGCTTTCTGCGCACCCTTTACGAGAAGAGCTGCGCCTACCGCGACCTGCGGCTCTCCACCTGGCGCGGCACCCCCACCCGCGACGATCTCGCCACCCTCCGGCTGCCCGACCTGATGCAGGCCTATGGCGAGGTCCTTTCCGGCCGCGGCCCGGACGTCCAGGGACCACCGCCGAAGGGGCTGGATCTCTAGGCGCCGGGCCCGCGGCCTCCCCTCAGCTGTGGAGCGGGACCGTGCGACCCACCCCCGGCAGATCACTTTGTCCGGGCCCCGGAGTTCCCGCCGCCACCGGCGTGGGAGAAGGCGGCTTGCACGATGCGCAGTACGTACGGCATCTCGCTGCTGTCCGGTGGAGCCGTGTAGTTGAGGGAGTAGACGAGGCGGCGGCCTCCGCCGGGGGTGGCGAAGACGGCATTGGTGTAGCCGGGCTCCGTGCCGGTCTTGCCCCAGAGCACGGTCTGGTCCGGCAGTGTGACACGCATGATCCCGCCCGCGCTGAAGCAGGGCACGGCCTTGCCCCCGGGCTCGGTGAGGCTCGCACAGTGGTGGTTGCCGCTGCCGTTGACCACCGAGCCGGGGTCGGGTACCTGGAAGACCAGCTTCTGCTGCGCGGACGGCAGAAGGCGGCCACGGAACAGGGCGGCCAGGAACCGGTCCAGGTCGCCCGCAGTGGAGATCATTCCTCCTTCGGCCCATGCATAGGGGCTCTGTTCGGTGACGTCGGCGAGGTGACGATGGTCCTTGTTGCCGGTGACGGAGCGGTACCCGTGGGCGTGCGGCGCCGGCAGGACCGGATCGTCGGCGTCCGGTACATACGTATGGCGCAGGCCGAGAGGTCGTGTGAGGCGCGTCCGTACTTCGTGCGCGTACGAATGGCCGGTTGCCTTCTCGATGATCAGCCCGGCGATGAAGTAGTTGATGCCGTTGTACTGCTGTACGCGGCCCGGCGGGGACTCAGCCGGCTGTCGCAGCGCCGCGCCGACCACCTCTGCTGGTGTCCAGGACCGGAAGCGGTGCCCGACGAACCATTCGTTCGTGCCGTCTCCGTCGAGCGCCGCATCGGCGGGCGGCAGGCCACTGGTGTGGTCGAGCAGCTGTCTGATCGTCACGTCCTTGAAGGCGGCCGGGATCAGGTCGGGCAGCCGACGCCGTGCGGGGGCCTCGAGGTCCACACGGCCCTCGGCGGCGAGCTGGAGCAGGACCGTGGCAGTGAAGACCTTGGAGATGCTTCCGATGCGGAAGTATGAGCGGGGGTTGACGGGCGCGCGGGTCGCGATGTCCGCCACTCCCCCGGTGCCGGACCAGGCTTCCCCCGAGCCGCGGACCTGGAGCAGAGCGCCGGTCACCGCGCTCTCCGGCAGCCCGGTGAGGGACGCGCGCAGGGCCGTGGGGTCGAGTGCCGGCAGCGGTGCGGCTGCCGCCGTCCGGTCGGAGGCGGATAAGGCGGGGACGGGTGCGGCGGGGACGGCAGCGGCGAGGACACATGCAGCCGTCAACGTCACAGCGGCCGCCACCTTCCCTCGGCGCCAACGTGCTGTTTTTCGTAATGCCTTCATGCCTGCGAGCTTGTCGCTCCACGATGATGCGGGGCATCAGGGACGACCCCTGAGCGGTCCCGGAACCGGATCGGGGATCTCCCTGATGACGCCCCCGGAGAAGGGCACCCACCGGCTCAGCGCGCCATGGCTTTGCCCTCGGCCGGCAGCGGTGCCTCCTCACGGGGCTCGCTGACCCGGTCGCCCGGAGCACGCTCGCCCGGAGCGCGCTCTCCCGGAGCACGGTCGCCCGCGGTCCGGTCTCCCGCGGCCCGCTCGCCCCTGGGGCGGTGGCCACGGGCGGCGGGGGCCCGGTGGTGGGCCGGGTCGCGGACCTCGCCGACCAGCATCTCCAGGACGTCCTCCAGCGCGACCAGGCCGAGCACCCGGCCGGTCGCGTCGGCGACCGCCGCCAGATGGGAGGCGGCCCGGCGCATCGCCGTGAGGGCGTCGTCCAGGGGCAGCTCGGCGCGTAGCGTCGTCATCGGATGCCAGATGCGCTGGGGCACCGCGCGGTCGCGTTCCTCCAGGTCAAGGACGTCCTTGACGTGCAGATAGCCCATGTACGCGCCGCCGGGCGCACACACCGGGAAGCGGGAGTAGCCGGTCCGTACGGTCAGCTCCTCCACCTGGCGGGGCGTCACCGTCGGTTCGACGGTGACCAGTGCCGCCCGGTCGAGGAGGACGTCCGTGACCGGCCGGCTGCCCAGTTCCAGCACGTCGGAGAGCTGTTCCTGCTCGGCCGGATCGAGCAGGCCCGCCTGCACCGAGTCCTCGACGAGATGGGTCAGCTGCTCACTGGTGAAGACCGCCTCGACCTCGTCCTTCGGCTCCACGCGGAAGATCCGCAGCACCCCGTGGGCGCAGGCGCCGAGCAGCGCGGTGACCGGGCGGCACAGCCGTGCGAAGGCGACCAGGCCCGGGCTGAACCACAGCGCGGTCTTCTCGGGTGCCGCCATCGCCAGGTTCTTGGGAACCATCTCGCCGATGACGAGGTGGAGGAAGACAACGAGCGCCAGGGCGATGACGTAGCCGAGCGGGTGGACCAGGGCGGCGGGCAGGCGGACCGCCTCGAAGACCGGTTCCAGGAGGTGGGCGACGGTGGGCTCGGCGACCGCACCGAGCGTCAGGGAGCAGACGGTGATGCCGAACTGGGCGGCGGCCATCATCTGCGGAAGGTTCTCCAGGCCGTGCAGCACCTGCCGGGCCCGGGAGGAGCCTTCGGTGGCCAGCGGTTCGATCTGGCTGCGGCGTACCGAGACCAGGGCGAACTCGGCGCCGACGAAGAAGCCGTTGGCGAGGACGAGCAGGACCGCGAAGAGCAGCTGGACCAGGGTCATCGGGCCACCTCCGCGACCGCCGCGACGGGCTCACGGGTCGGCTCGGGTGCGGCCGGCACCGTGACGGTGGCGGTCCGTACGATCCTTATCCGCTCGGCGCGGTGGTGCGACACCAGCCGTACCCGCAGCCGCCAGCCGTCGAGTTCCGCGATGTCGCCGGGGGCCGGGATCCGGCCGAGTATGTGTGCCACCAGTCCTGCCACCGTCTCGTACGGTCCTTCCGGGGCCTCCAGGCCGATCCGCCTGAGGGTGTCCACCCGGCAGCCGCCGTCCGCGTCCCACGCGGGGCGGCCCTCCTCGGGCGGGGCCTGGCCCAGTTCGGGCAGGTCCACCCGGTCGTGCTCGTCACGGACCTCGCCGACGAGCTCCTCGATGATGTCCTCCAGGGTGACCACGCCGGCCGTGCCGCCGTACTCGTCGACGACCACCGCTATCGGCTGTTCGCTGCGCAGCCGCTCCAGCAGCGCCTGCACCGGCAGGGTCTCGGGCACCAGCAGCGGCGGCACCGCGATCCGGCCCGCCGGGATGCGCAGCCGGTCGTGCGCGGGGACGGCCAGCGCGTCCTTGAGGTGCACCATGCCGACGACCTCGTCGAGGCGGGTGTGGTAGACGGGGAAGCGGGAGAGTCCCGTGGCGCGGGTCAGGTTCACCACGTCCTCGGCGGTCGCGGACGCCTGCAGGGCGCTCACCCGTACCCGCGGCGTCATGACGTTCTCGGCGGTCAGATCGCCCAGCGAGAGGGTGCGGACGAACAGGTCCGCGGTGTCCTGCTCCAGGGCGCCCGCGCGGGCGGAGTGCCGGGCGAGCGAGACCAGTTCGCCCGGGGTACGGGCGGAGGCCAGCTCGTCGGTCGGCTCCACGCCCAGGGCGCGCACCAGACGGTTGGCGACGGTGTTCAGCAGGGTGATCACCGGGCGAAAGAAGCGGGAGAAGGCGCGCTGGGGGCCGGCGACCACCCGGGCGACGGGCAGCGGCTTGGAGACCGCCCAGTTCTTCGGCACCAGCTCGCCGACGACCATCTGGACCGCGGAGGCCAGCAGCATGCCGACGACGACGGCGGTGCCGGGCACCGCGCCCGCGGGCAGGCCGGTGGCGGCCAGCGGTCCGGACAGCAGCTCGGCCAGCGCGGGCTCCGCGAGCATACCGACCACCAAGGAGGTGATCGTGATGCCCAGTTGGGTGCCGGACAGCTGGAAGGAGAGTTCCCGCAGGGCGGAGACGACGGTGGTGGCGCGGCGGTCGCCGTCGGCCACCGCCCGTTCGGCGTCCGCCTTCTCGACGGTGATGAGTCCGAACTCGGCAGCGACGAAGAAACCGTTGGCCAGGATCAGGACGAGAGCCGCGGCGAGCAGCAGCAAGGGGCCGGTCATGCCGCCGCCTCCGTGGTATGCGGGGGCTGGGGAGGGGCGGCGCAGGTACTACAGGACGATCCGTCCATTGCCGGAGGGAGTCACTCCTCGGGTCGGTGTTGGCCCCTTGAGGGGCAGGGCGCAGGGTGCGCCCCGGAGAACAGAGTAAACAGCGGGACCCTGATTAGGGCAGGCTCAACCGGCCGTGTGGTCGACAGCACCGTGCTTCTCGGTGAGATCGCGCAGCGCACGGGCGTCCCGGATGGCCTGCTCCCTGGCGATACCCGGCTGGATGCCCATGGCGGGCAGGCTGGTGCCGTCGGCGAGGTCGAGATGGACCCAGGGGTCGCCCTCGCGGAGGTTGACGCGCAGGACCTGGGCCCAGGCCAGGTCGCGCTTGGTGGTGAGGTTGACCACCGTGACGCCCTCCTGCCGCGCCACCACCTTGGGGCGGCCGAGCAGCAGGAGGACGGCGAGCACCAGCAGCCCGGTGACGACGAAGCTCAGCCGCTCGCCGCCGGTCAGCTTCGGCAGCAGCAGCGCGATCACGGTGAGGGCGGCGAGCTGGGCGATGCCGACGGTGTACAGGACGACCCGGGTACGGGTCGGCCGGAACGTCACCGGGAGGCTGGGCAGGGGCGCGGACACGTCGTCGGGTCTTCCATCGGGGAGGCAGCGGTGCGTACGGGGGTCAGGAGGCGCGGGGGCCGGAGCCGGCCCGGCCGCGGGTCAGAGCCGGCAGGCGTGGATACCGGTGGTCAGGATCGCGCGGGCGCCGAGGTCGTAGAGCTCGTCCATGATGCGCTGGGCATCCTGGGACGGGACCATCGAGCGGACCGCGACCCAGCCCTCGTGGTGCAGCGGGGAGACGGTCGGCGACTCCAGGCCGGGGGTGAGGGCGACGGCCTTCTCGACGTGCTCGACCCGGATGTCGTAGTCCATCATCACGTACCGGCGGGCCACCAGGACACCCTGCATCCGGCGCAGGAACTGGCGCACCTTCGGGTCGTCGTCCGGCGCACCGGTGCCGCGGATGACCACGGCCTCGGACTTCAGGATCGGCTCGCCGATGATCTCCAGCCCGGCGTTGCGCAGGGTGGTGCCGGTCTCCACGACATCCGCGATGATCTCGGCGACGCCGAGCTGGATGGCGGTCTCCACGGCGCCGTCGAGGTGGACGACGGAGGCGTCCACGCCGTTGTCGACGAGGTGCTGCCGGACCAGGCCGGAGAACGAGGTGGCGATCGTCATGCCGCCGAACTCGCTGACGTCCTTGGCGGTACCCGGACGGGTGGCGTAGCGGAACGTCGAGCCGGCGAAGCCGAGCTGGAGGATCTCCTCGGCCGGCGAGCCGGAGTCCAGCAGCAGGTCACGGCCGGTGATGCCGATGTCGAGCTTGCCGGAGCCGACGTAGACCGCGATGTCGCGCGGACGCAGGAAGAAGAACTCGACCTCGTTCTCGGCGTCGACCAGGACCAGTTCCCTGCGGTCCTTGCGCTGGCGGTACCCGGCCTCATGGAGCATCGCCGACGCAGGCTCGGACAGTGAACCCTTGTTGGGGACAGCGATGCGCAGCATGAGAGCGAATTCCTTTGCACTGAGGGGTGTTGCGGTGGGTGCGGGGGTGGATCAGAGGTGGGCGTAGACGTCGTCGAGGGAGATGCCCTTGGCGACCATCATGACCTGGAGGTGGTAGAGGAGCTGGGAGATCTCCTCGGCGGCGGCCTCGTCGGACTCGTACTCGGCGGCCATCCACACCTCGGCGGCCTCCTCGACGACCTTCTTGCCGATCGTATGGACACCGGCCTGTACCAGCTCGGCGGTGCGGGAGGTGGCGGGGTCGCCCGTGGCGGCCTTCTGCTGGAGCTCGGCGAAGAGCTCCTCGAACGTCTTCTTGGACATGATGGTGAACACCCTACGCGGTGATGTCACCGCGGCGCGCAGCGCCTCGACCGAAGGGTGGTGGCGGGCGACGGGCGGGCGTGCAACGCCTCGACTGAAGGGTGGCGGCGGGCGACGGACGGGCGGTCAGCGCCAGGGCTCGGACACGGTCCGCAGCGTCGCGGCGGTGGCGACCGCGGCGGTGACGGCCTCGTGGCCCTTGTCCTCGGTGGATCCTTCGAGGCCGGCGCGGTCGAGCGCCTGCTGCTCGGTGTCGCAGGTCAGCACGCCGAAGCCGACCGGTACGCCGGTGTCCACCGACACCTGGGTCAGGCCCTGGGTGACGCCCTGGCAGACGTAGTCGAAGTGCGGGGTGCCGCCCTTGATGACCACGCCGAGGGCGACCACCGCGTCATAGCCGCGGCCGGCCAGCACCTTGGCGACGACCGGCAGCTCGAAGGCGCCGGGGACCCGCAGCAGGGTGGGCTCGTCGATGCCGAGCTCGGTCAGGGCGCGCAGCGCGCCGTCCACCAGGCCGTTCATGACCTGCTCGTGCCATTGCGCCGCGATGACGGCCACCCGCAGGTCGCCACAGTTCTTCACGGTCAGTTCGGGTGCGCCCTTGCCGCTCACGGTTCTCCTCTTACGGGTGGTGGTGCTGGTGCCGTTCTTACGGGTGGTGGTGCTGTCTTAAGGGGTGGTGCTGTCTCAGGGGTGGTGCCGGGTGCTGGCGTGATGCCGGGTGGCTACTGGTTATCGCAGGTGGTGGCGGCGGTGGGTGCCGCGTCCGCCGCTCCGGCCGCCCCCGTGGTGGCACCGGGGTCGAGCCAGGGCAGGTCGTGCCCCATCCGGTCCCGCTTGGTCCGCAGATACCGCAGATTGTGCTCACCGGCCTTGACGGGCATCGGCTCCCGGCCGGTGACCTGCAGGCCGTACCGCACCAGGGCGGCGGTCTTCTCGGGGTTGTTCGTCATCAGCCGCAGCGAGTGCACCCCGAGGTCCTGGAGCATCTGCGCGCCGGCGGCGTAGTCGCGGGAGTCGGCGGGCAGGCCGAGTTCGAGGTTGGCGTCCAGG is a genomic window of Streptomyces sp. Edi2 containing:
- a CDS encoding serine hydrolase domain-containing protein, producing the protein MTLTAACVLAAAVPAAPVPALSASDRTAAAAPLPALDPTALRASLTGLPESAVTGALLQVRGSGEAWSGTGGVADIATRAPVNPRSYFRIGSISKVFTATVLLQLAAEGRVDLEAPARRRLPDLIPAAFKDVTIRQLLDHTSGLPPADAALDGDGTNEWFVGHRFRSWTPAEVVGAALRQPAESPPGRVQQYNGINYFIAGLIIEKATGHSYAHEVRTRLTRPLGLRHTYVPDADDPVLPAPHAHGYRSVTGNKDHRHLADVTEQSPYAWAEGGMISTAGDLDRFLAALFRGRLLPSAQQKLVFQVPDPGSVVNGSGNHHCASLTEPGGKAVPCFSAGGIMRVTLPDQTVLWGKTGTEPGYTNAVFATPGGGRRLVYSLNYTAPPDSSEMPYVLRIVQAAFSHAGGGGNSGARTK
- a CDS encoding hemolysin family protein translates to MTGPLLLLAAALVLILANGFFVAAEFGLITVEKADAERAVADGDRRATTVVSALRELSFQLSGTQLGITITSLVVGMLAEPALAELLSGPLAATGLPAGAVPGTAVVVGMLLASAVQMVVGELVPKNWAVSKPLPVARVVAGPQRAFSRFFRPVITLLNTVANRLVRALGVEPTDELASARTPGELVSLARHSARAGALEQDTADLFVRTLSLGDLTAENVMTPRVRVSALQASATAEDVVNLTRATGLSRFPVYHTRLDEVVGMVHLKDALAVPAHDRLRIPAGRIAVPPLLVPETLPVQALLERLRSEQPIAVVVDEYGGTAGVVTLEDIIEELVGEVRDEHDRVDLPELGQAPPEEGRPAWDADGGCRVDTLRRIGLEAPEGPYETVAGLVAHILGRIPAPGDIAELDGWRLRVRLVSHHRAERIRIVRTATVTVPAAPEPTREPVAAVAEVAR
- a CDS encoding hemolysin family protein → MTLVQLLFAVLLVLANGFFVGAEFALVSVRRSQIEPLATEGSSRARQVLHGLENLPQMMAAAQFGITVCSLTLGAVAEPTVAHLLEPVFEAVRLPAALVHPLGYVIALALVVFLHLVIGEMVPKNLAMAAPEKTALWFSPGLVAFARLCRPVTALLGACAHGVLRIFRVEPKDEVEAVFTSEQLTHLVEDSVQAGLLDPAEQEQLSDVLELGSRPVTDVLLDRAALVTVEPTVTPRQVEELTVRTGYSRFPVCAPGGAYMGYLHVKDVLDLEERDRAVPQRIWHPMTTLRAELPLDDALTAMRRAASHLAAVADATGRVLGLVALEDVLEMLVGEVRDPAHHRAPAARGHRPRGERAAGDRTAGDRAPGERAPGERAPGDRVSEPREEAPLPAEGKAMAR
- a CDS encoding phosphoribosyl-ATP diphosphatase → MSKKTFEELFAELQQKAATGDPATSRTAELVQAGVHTIGKKVVEEAAEVWMAAEYESDEAAAEEISQLLYHLQVMMVAKGISLDDVYAHL
- the ribH gene encoding 6,7-dimethyl-8-ribityllumazine synthase; protein product: MSGKGAPELTVKNCGDLRVAVIAAQWHEQVMNGLVDGALRALTELGIDEPTLLRVPGAFELPVVAKVLAGRGYDAVVALGVVIKGGTPHFDYVCQGVTQGLTQVSVDTGVPVGFGVLTCDTEQQALDRAGLEGSTEDKGHEAVTAAVATAATLRTVSEPWR
- the hisG gene encoding ATP phosphoribosyltransferase, whose product is MLRIAVPNKGSLSEPASAMLHEAGYRQRKDRRELVLVDAENEVEFFFLRPRDIAVYVGSGKLDIGITGRDLLLDSGSPAEEILQLGFAGSTFRYATRPGTAKDVSEFGGMTIATSFSGLVRQHLVDNGVDASVVHLDGAVETAIQLGVAEIIADVVETGTTLRNAGLEIIGEPILKSEAVVIRGTGAPDDDPKVRQFLRRMQGVLVARRYVMMDYDIRVEHVEKAVALTPGLESPTVSPLHHEGWVAVRSMVPSQDAQRIMDELYDLGARAILTTGIHACRL
- a CDS encoding PH domain-containing protein, with translation MSAPLPSLPVTFRPTRTRVVLYTVGIAQLAALTVIALLLPKLTGGERLSFVVTGLLVLAVLLLLGRPKVVARQEGVTVVNLTTKRDLAWAQVLRVNLREGDPWVHLDLADGTSLPAMGIQPGIAREQAIRDARALRDLTEKHGAVDHTAG